Part of the Candidatus Omnitrophota bacterium genome, TGAAAGTAGCAGTCCTGCCTCTTTTAAAGAACAGGCCCGAGATTGTAGAATTGGCGAAGAAGATAGCGCAGGATTTAAAAAAATGTTTTGTGACCGTCTATGATGATACCGGCAGTATCGGCAAACTTTACCGCCGGCAGGATGAGGTAGGCACACTTTACTGCGTTACCATAGACGTGCAGTCGCTGGAGGATAAGCAGGTTACCGTACGCGATAGGGATACGATGTTGCAGGATAGGATTTCCATAGATAAGTTAAAAGAATACCTCAAAGAGAAGTTAAGTTAGTTTGAATGTTTTAATGTTTAAAAGTTCTAAAGTTTAAAAACTTTTAGTAAAAGAAAGGGAGGGTTTTCAAAAGCAATGGCAAAAAAATACGTTTACTTCTTTGGAGGGGCAAAGGCAGACGGAAACGAAAGCATGAAGAATCTCCTGGGTGGAAAAGGCGCTAACCTCGCGGAGATGGCAGGTAGTAAGGATTTACGTCTTCCCGTACCGCCGGGTTTTAGCATTACCACCGAGGTTTGCATATATTATTATAAGAATAGAAAGACTTATCCCAAAGGCCTGAAAGAAGAAGTCAACAAGGCCTTAGAGAGAGTGGAGAAGCTGATGGGTAGAAAATTCGGTGACCCGGATAATCCGCTTTTAGTTTCCGTGCGTTCGGGCGCGCGTAAATCCATGCCCGGGATGATGGAGACAGTATTAAACGTGGGTTTAACCGAGGAGACCATACCCGGGTTAATCAAACAGAGCGCAGGCAACAGCCGTTTTGTCTATGATGCCTACCGCAGGCTGATTATGATGTATTCCGACGTGGTGATGGAGAAGGCCTCCGGCATAGAGCCAAAAGATGAAGAGGGTATCCGTAAACAGCTGGAAAAAATTATGGCCCAGATGAAGAAAGAAAAGGGCTATACCCTGGATACGGATTTGACCGGCGATGACTTAAAAAAACTCTGCGCTTTATTTAAAGTGAGGATAAAGGAAGTGCTCAAAAAAGATTTTCCCGACGATCCCGATGAGCAGTTGTGGGGAGGGATAGGAGCAGTATTCTCCTCCTGGAACGGCAAGCGCGCAGTGAGCTACCGCCGTATAGAGGGTATCCCCGATGAGTGGGGCACAGCCGTAAATGTCCAGACCATGGTTTTCGGCAATATGGGCACAGATTCGGCAACCGGCGTTGCCTTTACCCGCAATCCGGGAAACGGAGAAAATAAATTTTACGGCGAATATCTGATTAATGCGCAGGGCGAGGACGTAGTCGCCGGTATCCGCACCCCAGCACCCATAAACGAATATTCAACATCAGAGCATAATAAAGATTTGGTGACCTTGGAAAAAGCAATGCCTAAGATTTATCAGGAGCTCTTTGACATTCAGGAGCGCCTGGAAAAACATTACCGCGATATGCAGGATATTGAGTTTACCATAGAAAAGGGCCGGCTCTTTATGTTGCAGTGCCGCGTGGGAAAACGTAATGGCCCGGCAGCCGTACGCATGGCCCTGGATATGTTAAAAGAAAAATTAATCAAAAAGGAAGAGGCGGTGGTGCGGGTAACTCCTGCACAATTAGATGAATTGTTACATCCTATCATTGACCCTAAAGCGGAGCTGACCCATAAACCCCTGGCCAGGGGTTTACCGGCAGGCCCGGGTGGCGCAAGCGGGCAGATAGTATTCTCCGCGCATGATGCCGTAGAATGGGCCAAGCAGGGCAAGAGAGTCATTTTGGTGCGCGAAGAGACTAACCCCGAAGACGTAGAAGGTATGCGCGCTGCACAGGCAATCCTTACTGCGCGCGGCGGGATGACTTCGCACGCGGCGTTGGTAGCGCGCGGCTGGGGCAAATGTTGTATCGTCGGCTGCAGCAGCCTGCACATTGATTATGCCAAAAAAGAATTGCACGTAGACAATAAAGTCTTTCAGGAGGGCGCCTGGGTGACCTTAAACGGCACCAAGGGCAATCTCTATGAGGGTAAGCTGCCGATGATGGACGCGACCGAGAAGAATGATGTATTGATGAGTTTCTTAAAGATTTGCGTTTCTCTTAAAAAGTTAGGCGTGCGCACCAATGCCGATACGCCCGAAGATGCGGCAAAGGCCCGTCAGTTCGGAGCAGAGGGTATCGGCCTTTTCCGCACTGAACATATGTTTTATGGGAAGGGTTCGGAAGAGCCCTTATTCAGGCTGCGTAAAATGATTGTTTCTAATAATGAAACAGAGCGGCGTAAGGCCCTGGATGAACTATTCCCCTATGTCAAGAAAGACATTAAGGGCACGCTTGAGGCCATGGATGGTTTACCTGTGGTCATCCGGCTGCTTGACCCGCCTTTGCATGAGTTTGTCCCCCGCGAGCAGGCGAAATTAGAGCAGCTTGCCCGGGATTTAAATATCACTATGCAAGAACTCTCCCGGAGGGCCGACGCCCTGCATGAATCTAATCCCATGATGGGCCACAGGGGTGTGCGTTTAGGCGTTACTTATCCGGAAGTAAGTGAAATGCAGATCCGGGCTATTTTCGAAGCCGCCGCAGAATTACTTAAGGAAGGCAAAAAACCCTATCCTGAAATAATGGTGCCGGTAGTCTGCGATGTCAAAGAACTAAACGATCAGCTAGCCATTGCCAAGAAAATTTATCAGGAGGTTTTGAGCAAGTATAACCTTAAAAAAATCAGGCATATGTTCGGCACGATGATTGAGATTCCGCGCGCCTCCATTGTCGCGGATAAATTAGCTCAAGTAGCCGAGTTTTTCTCATTCGGCACCAATGATATGACCCAGATGGGTTTTGGTTTTTCGCGCGATGATATCGGCGGTTTCCTGCCGGAATATATCAAGAAGGGTATACTTCCCGAGGATCCTTTCCAGAGCATTGACCAGGAGGGGATCGGGGAATTAATTAAGATCGGCATTGAGCGCGGCCGCAAAACACGCAAGGATTTAGAAGTAGGCATCTGCGGAGAGCACGGCGGCGAACCGCGTTCAGTAGAATTCTGCCATCGCGTAGGCATGGATTACGTAAGTTGTTCGCCTTTTCGGGTCCCTATTGCAACGTTAGCGGCAGCGCAGGCCGCGTTGAAAGAAAAAAATACGAGATAGTATCAAAGTGTCATGTATCAAAGTATCAATGTCTTAAAGTTTTTCTTTGACACTCTGACACTTGACACTCTGACGCCAAAAAACAATGGAAGCCTTAAAAACTTACCTTAAGGAAATCAGGGTCATACCTTTATTGACTGCCGAGGAAGAAATAAAATTGAGCCGGCGGATAAAAAAAGGCGATGAGCAGGCGCGCAAGGCCATGATCCGCGCCAACCTGCGCCTGGTGATTAACATCGCCAAAAGATACATGTATCT contains:
- the ppdK gene encoding pyruvate, phosphate dikinase gives rise to the protein MAKKYVYFFGGAKADGNESMKNLLGGKGANLAEMAGSKDLRLPVPPGFSITTEVCIYYYKNRKTYPKGLKEEVNKALERVEKLMGRKFGDPDNPLLVSVRSGARKSMPGMMETVLNVGLTEETIPGLIKQSAGNSRFVYDAYRRLIMMYSDVVMEKASGIEPKDEEGIRKQLEKIMAQMKKEKGYTLDTDLTGDDLKKLCALFKVRIKEVLKKDFPDDPDEQLWGGIGAVFSSWNGKRAVSYRRIEGIPDEWGTAVNVQTMVFGNMGTDSATGVAFTRNPGNGENKFYGEYLINAQGEDVVAGIRTPAPINEYSTSEHNKDLVTLEKAMPKIYQELFDIQERLEKHYRDMQDIEFTIEKGRLFMLQCRVGKRNGPAAVRMALDMLKEKLIKKEEAVVRVTPAQLDELLHPIIDPKAELTHKPLARGLPAGPGGASGQIVFSAHDAVEWAKQGKRVILVREETNPEDVEGMRAAQAILTARGGMTSHAALVARGWGKCCIVGCSSLHIDYAKKELHVDNKVFQEGAWVTLNGTKGNLYEGKLPMMDATEKNDVLMSFLKICVSLKKLGVRTNADTPEDAAKARQFGAEGIGLFRTEHMFYGKGSEEPLFRLRKMIVSNNETERRKALDELFPYVKKDIKGTLEAMDGLPVVIRLLDPPLHEFVPREQAKLEQLARDLNITMQELSRRADALHESNPMMGHRGVRLGVTYPEVSEMQIRAIFEAAAELLKEGKKPYPEIMVPVVCDVKELNDQLAIAKKIYQEVLSKYNLKKIRHMFGTMIEIPRASIVADKLAQVAEFFSFGTNDMTQMGFGFSRDDIGGFLPEYIKKGILPEDPFQSIDQEGIGELIKIGIERGRKTRKDLEVGICGEHGGEPRSVEFCHRVGMDYVSCSPFRVPIATLAAAQAALKEKNTR